In Methanotorris formicicus Mc-S-70, the genomic stretch TATTTTAGAGAAATTAGAATCGATAAAAGATTACTTGGTATGAGTTTAGAAGAGAACTAAATCGAATAGCCGTTGGGAATGCCATAATCTCTTTATGTAAAGAAGCTGGTTTATTGTTAATCTAAGTATTTAAATGTATTTGCGAAAGTCCTACCCAGATTTTCCATTTACAATAACCTTCCCATTTTTCATCAGTATGCCAGTGCTTAAATCAACGTTTCCATTTACAATAATGGTGACGTCTTTTTCTAATCTTGCTCCAACAGTGTCTCTAACAATTTTATCATTAATAATTAATTCATCATTCTTGAATTTATTTGGTTTTAGAAGTTTTTCGTTATGTCTTTTTTCAACGAATTCAGTAATGGATATAAATTTTCTATATCCTTCAATATCACTCTCAACTTCAATTACATTGCCTATTGGCTCTTTTATGGTGGATTTCTCATTGACATAAACCGTTCCAGAGACCATACTGATGCCAAACCTTGTGTCAATGTTCCCATCAATAACTACTGTTCCTACTTCAATTTTTCCTCCCTTTCCTCCAAAGTATTTCAAATCTGCTCCCATAGAAGAGCAGAATTTCTTCCCAACATTTCCTTTTATATAGACAACTCCTTTATTTTTTAGATGTTCAACCAAATCTTTGTAGGTTATGTCATCAACTACTTTTTGGTTGTGGTCAAAGTTGCTTTGCCATATAAAGTTGTATGTAAAATCGCATAAGCAATCCAGTGGCTTTTCTAATTTTATTGTTAAAATATCCTTATCTTTTAAAAAATCTTCAATGGATTTCTTTTTTAATTTTTTGAATATACCAAAAACCATAATACCCACCAATAAACAACACTAAAAAATATTCTGTAAAAAATCTCTAATAAAATTATCGATTTAGAATTATTAAAAAAGGCAGAAAATAATAAAAAATAGGTAAATAAAAAGAGTAAAAAATGTGAAATTATTTATAGAGCATCTTTTCCTCTTTCTCCGGTTCTTACCCTTACAACTTCCTCTACTGGAACGACAAATATCTTACCATCTCCAAACTCTCCTGTTTTAGCATTTTCGCAAATTATACCAATGAATTTCTCTACATCCTCATCGTTGACAACCATCTCAAGTTTTACCTTTGGCAATAAATCAACAACGTATTCTCTCCCCCTGTATCTCTCAACAATTCCTCCTTGGACTCCTCTTCCTTTAACCTCACTAACTGTTAAACCTTTACATCCTTCTTTGATTAATGCATTTTTTACATCCTCTAACTTTGAAGTTCTTATAATTGCCTCTATCTTTTTCATAATATCCCCCTAAAACTAAAATTAAAACTAAAAATAAATAAAATTAAAAAGTTTTTTAGTCATTTGTGTATGCACTTACCTGTAACACTCCTTCATCCAACCCAACTTCTTCAGATTCTTTTGGAACTCTCAAGCCAATGGTTGCATCTAATCCTTTGTAGATAATTGCTCCACCAACGATTGCAATTAAACCTATCACAACTGCCCCTAACACTTGCCCAACAAATGAT encodes the following:
- a CDS encoding P-II family nitrogen regulator, with the translated sequence MKKIEAIIRTSKLEDVKNALIKEGCKGLTVSEVKGRGVQGGIVERYRGREYVVDLLPKVKLEMVVNDEDVEKFIGIICENAKTGEFGDGKIFVVPVEEVVRVRTGERGKDAL